The genomic segment TGCATTTGCCATAATGTATGCTTTAAAAAAGCTTCTTCCCAAGATACCCAATGTTCTCGTGGCTGTTGTAATTACCACATTGATTTCATGGGCTGTTGGATTTGAACACAATCAAAAGGTCAGCATTGACACAATTTTGTTTGAGGATGCGCGCCTGTCAATTGAAAGTTTTAATAATGCTGCAAACCAGATTTCAGATTTTGGTAAAAAAAGAACTGCAGCTAATCATGAACTGGAAAAGGCTGTAAGCTCAGGAAATGCTGTTGAAGTAATTGATGCAGAATATAATTTAAAGATTATCAACCATAATATAGACCAGTTTAAAAAAGAGGCCCATGAATATCGCGAAAAAATTCGTTCTTTTCTTTTTCAAGGGGTTAGTGAGCCTGATGGTTCGTTAAAATTTTATCTTAAAAACAATATGCCTGCCGGAGTAAAAGGAGATGGAAGAACATGGCGGGTCAAGATAGGGAATAATCCGTTAAATACCCAGGAATTATTAATGACCGGCGGAGGAGCAGTTGTAGGTACAGTACCTAAAGGTCTTCCTTCCATGAGTATTCCCAAATTTGATACCGGCATTCTTTTACACCTTTTCCCATATGCAGCCATTATATCTCTGCTTGGCTTTATGGAAGCCATATCCATTGCAAAAGCAATGGCAGCCAAGACTGGACAAAGACTTGACCCAAACCAGGAATTAATAGGTCAGGGACTGGCTAATATATTTGGAGCCATAGGCAAGAGTTACCCTACATCAGGTTCTTTTTCAAGATCTGCGGTTAATCTCCAGTCAGGGGCAGTAACAGGGCTTTCCAGTGTTGTTACAAGTTTTGCTGTTGTAATAGTGCTTCTTTTCTTTACACCCCTGCTTTATCATCTTCCCCAGTCAGTACTCGCAGCAGTAATTATGATGGCTGTTATCGGGCTTATCAACGTATCAGGTTTTGTCCATGCCTGGCATGCCCAGTGGTATGACGGAACTATTTCAGTGCTGTCGTTTATTGCAACCCTTGTTTTTGCTCCCCATCTTGACAAAGGCATTATGGTAGGGGTTGTTCTTTCCCTGGGAGTTTTTCTTTACAAAAGTATGCGTCCTACTGTTCCATCCCTGTCCCGTCATGATGATGAAGGCTTGAAGGATGCCATGACTCACGGGCTGAAAGAGTGTGAATATATTGATCTTGTCCGTTTTGACGGACCTTTGTTTTTTGCCAATGCCAGTTACCTGGAAGATAAAATAAGCGAGCGTATGCTTAAAAGAAAAAAATTGAAACATATTGTTATTGTTGCTAATGGAATTAATGATATGGATGCTTCAGGGGAAGAGGTATTGTCTCTTTTAATTGATAATGTCCGCAGTTCAGGAGTTGATATTTCCTTGAGCGGTGTTAATGAATCTGTTATGGCAGTTCTTAAAAGAACCCATCTTATTGATAAAATAGGCAGGGATCATGTTTATCCAACTATGGAAAAAGCTATTTGTTCTGTTCATACACATACTCACCATGATACAGAAGAAATGGCATGTCCTCTTACAACTGTATGTCATATATCTTAATGAAAACCTGGTTTTTATAAAAAACCGTTTTGGAAACAGGAGATAATAAAAATGTCTGTTATTGCATTGTTCAGCGGAAATTTCTGTAATGAAGAAGCTTATCTTCATGAAATTCAGAAAAAAACCGGGTATCGTATTGTAAAAGATCATGAACTCTTGAACCGGGCAGCAGAGCTTTCAGGAACAACAGGTGAAAGGATTCAGGGAGCTTTTTCAGCAAAACCTTCCATATTTAACCGTTTTACCCATGAAAAAGAGAGGGCAATTGCCCATCTGCGCATGGCTTTATCAGAAGTTGTTGTTAATGATGAGATTATTCTTCAAGGATTTTCAGGTCATCTGCTTCCAAAAACCATTACCCATGTCATGAATGTCTGCCTTATTTCAGATATTAAGCACCGGCTGGCAGCAGCCCTTGAATCTGATAAATATTCTGAAAAAGAAGCATTGGGACTTATAAAAAAGCATGATGAGGATTATGCTGCATGGATAAAACTGCTGTATGAAAGGGAAGACCCCTGGGATACGGGTCTTTATGATATTGTTATTCCCACTGACAAGCTGTCCCCTGATGAAGCAGGTTCCCTGATAAAAGAAAATATGTCAGGCATTGTATTACAGCCTACTTCAAGATCCAGAAAGGCTGTTGAAGATTTTCAACTGGCGGCCCGGGTAGAAGCATCACTGGCAAGAGAAGGTCATGATGTAAGTGTTGATGCCAGGGAAGGGACTGCTATTTTGACAATAAATAAACATGTTCTCATGCTTGGCCGTCTTGAAGATGAATTAAAATCTCTTGCAGGAAAGGTTCCAGGAGTAAAATCTGTTGTTACAGTAATCGGCAGAAAATTCCATAAAACAGATATATACAGAAAATTTGATTTTGACGTACCTTCAAAAGTGCTTCTTGTTGATGATGAACGGGAATTTGTCCAAACCCTGTCTGAACGTCTTATGATGCGGGATATGGGTTCTGCTGTTGCATATGATGGAGAGTCTGCAATAGATATGGTTAATGAGCATGATCCTGAAGTAATGATCCTTGATTTAAACATGCCTGGTATTGACGGTATTGAGGTACTGCGCCGTGTAAAACAAACCAATCCTGATATTGAGGTTATTATTTTAACAGGTCATGGTTCTGAAGACGATAAAAAGGTATGTATGGATCTCGGAGCTTTTGATTATCTTCAAAAGCCAGTTGATATTGAAGTGTTAAGCAAAACCCTTAAAGCAGCAAATGAAAAGATTCATCCAAAACAATAACCTTGTGATAACCAAAAATAAGCCAGGGAAACTTATTATCCCTGGTTTATAACCAGATGGACACTGCTAATAAATATTTCAGGAGTAAAAACTTGTTTACAAAATTAATACTAAATAAATTGACCCCTTCTTTCTGGGGTCATGCAGTTGAAGAAAGCGGTCCATTTAAACATATGTTTAATTTCCGTAAGATATGGAAATTGACAGTATTTCTTATGTCTGTAGTCAGTCTTTTACCCTTGATAATAATAACCTTGATTGACTATAATTATACACAAAAGTCCATAGAATCAGAAAGCCTTTTAATGACAGCCAGGACTGTGTCCAATGCAAAAAGAACTCTTTCGTTTTTTATAACTGAACGAAAATCTGCCCTTGACTTTCTTATTCATGAAAACAGTTTTGAATCTCTGAATAATGAAAAACATCTTTCCAAGATTCTTTATGATTTAAGCAAGGCATTTGGAGGTGGATTTGAAGACCTGGGAGTAATTGATGCCCAAGGCCGGCAGCAGGCATATGTGGGGCCTTATAATCTTAAAGAAAAGGATTACAGTTCCCAGCCCTGGTTTAAAAAAGTTGTGGAAAACGGTATTTATATCAGTGATGTTTTTATGGGTTTTAGAGAAGTTCCTCATCTTGTTATTGCTGTTAAATACGAAATCTTAGACGGTCCTTTTTATATACTGAGATCTTCTATTAATATCAGCAGGTTCAACGATCAGCTTTCCCAGCTTGAATTGAGCGGGCGGGGCGACAGTTTTGTTATTAATCACCAGGGAATAATTCAAACCCCTACCCGTTATTATGGACATGTGCTTGAAAAATTTCCAATACAGGTTCCTGAATATTCTGAAAAAACAGAAGCTATTGAAATAATTGATCCTCAAGGCAATAAAGTGGTTATCGGCTATGCCTATATTTCAGGTACCCCTTTTATTATTATGGTAGTCAAGCTGAAAAAAGAACTTATGAAACCCTGGAATCAGACACGTTTAAGCCTGATTGGTTTTCTTATTGTCAGTATAACAATAATTATGGTTGTTATACTTGAAGTATCAACCTTCCTGGTAAACAGTCTGTACATAACAGACCAGAAACGTCTGACAAATCTTCATGAAATTGAGTATGACAGCAAAATGGCATCTATTGGAAGACTTGCTGCAGGTATAGCTCATGAAATTAACAATCCTCTGGCCATTATTAACGAAAAAGCAGGATTGATAAAGGATCTTTTTGTATATAAAAAGGAGTATGCCAATGATCCCAGGCTTATTGCTGTTGTAGACTCCATTATATCTTCAGTAGAACGCTGCGGCGTAATTACAAAAAGACTGCTTGCCTTTGCCCGTCATGCGGATGTAAATATCCAGGTTTTTCATTTAAAAGAACTGATAAATGAGGTTCTCGGTTTTACAGGAAAAGAAGCTGAATACCGGTCTATATGTGTTAAAGTTGATATACCTGAAGATATACCGTCAATAGAAAGCGATAAAGGTAAAATGCAGCAGATTTTTCTTAACCTTGTGAACAATGCTTTTGCAGCCATGTCCACTGACGAATGCCTGAATATATCGGCCAGGCTTGATGAAAAAGACTTTATTGTTGTATCAGTAGCTGATGAAGGCTGCGGCATTCCTGAATCTGATCTTGATAGAGTATTTGAGCCTTTTTTTTCAACTAAAGCCCAGAAAGGGGGAACAGGGCTTGGGCTTTCCATTACTTACAATCTTGTCAATGAATTGGGAGGCCGGATTGAAGTCCAGAGTGAACAAGGGAAAGGAACAACTTTTTTGGTAACCCTGCCCCTGAAAAAAAATAATACAGAGGAGAAGTCCGTTGAAAATACTACTAGTGGATGATGAACAAGAACTGGTTTCAACAATTGCGGAACGTCTTGAAATAAGAGGTATTGAAGCTCACTGGTTTACAAATGCTTCAAAGGCACTCCAGTCAGCAGAATCTGTATCTTATGATATAGCTGTGTTAGATGTTAAAATGCCTGTAGTCAGCGGCCTTGAGCTTAGGGATCTGCTTCATAAAAGATACCCTGATATGAAATTTATCTTTCTTACAGGTCATGGATCAGAGGAAGATTACAGGCTTGGGACTGTTGACGGAACCTGTTACCTGGTAAAACCTATCAGTATAGAAATATTGATGACTAAAATAAAGGAGTGCTTGTCAAAATGATTAATGCAAAAGAAACTTTGGCAGACAGGATAGACCTTCAATTTTTTGGCAGGGTCTCAGCATCTGTATCACATGATTTTAAGAATGCCCTGGCTGTGATAAATGAAAATGCAGGCCTGCTTCAGGATCTTGTTCTGATGTCAGAAAAAGGAATTCCCCTTAATCCTGAGCGGGTCAAGGCTGTTGCAGAAAAAGTGCGGGAACGTGTAAGTATTGCTGATTCAATGGTTAAAAATTTTAACAAATTTACCCATAGTGTTGATACCCATGTAATTGAAATAGAACTGATTGAATATATTGAACTTCTTGTTGAATTGAGCAGGCGGACAGCTTCAAAATATGGAACAGCTGTATTATTTAACAGGCCTCAAACCCAGGTTATGATTAAAACATCTCCTTTTTACCTTACATGCCTTTGCTGGCATTGTCTTGAAGCAGCTATGAAGTCTGGGGAAAATACAAAAACGATTTCAATTATAATAGAAACAGCAGAAGATGGTATCAGGATATGTTTTGTAAGTTCTAAAGATAAATTTAATATTCCTGATACATTTCCTGGAAATATGGAAACATATCTTTTAAATACTCTCAATGCTGTTTATTCTGCAGATAATAATGGTGGAAAAATATTTCTGTTGTTTCCCAAATCCATTAATTCATAAAAAAATCAAACCCAAACAAAGTGTTTTGTCAATATTTAAGGAGATATTTCATGTCAGAAAAAGTATTACTGATTGATGATGATCAGGATTTTGTTGATTTACTGACTGAAGAAATGCTATATAGAGACATGGATGTTTTTACTGCTGTATCTCCTGAAGCTGCTTTTAAGATGATAGCTTCAGATACTTTTGACGTAATTGTTTTGAGTCTGATGATTTCAGGTAAAAGCGGGCTTAATATTCTTAAAAATATTAAAAGGATAAATCCTTATCCTGAAATTATTGTTCTTACAGATAATACCACTGTTGAAAAAGGTATTAAAGCCATGAAACTCGGCACTGAGAATTTACTGGATAAAACTATGGACATTTCAATACTTGCAGAAAAAATATCCCGGTCTTTGATGAAAAAAATGCTGTTTGTTGAAAAAAGTATATAACAACAAGGTATTAATAATTAATATAAGGAGAAATACCATGGCAGAAAAAGTATTGCTGGTTGATGATGAAAATGATTTTCTGGATATTATGACTGAAAGAATGGAAACACGGGGCATGGATGTTTCAGTATCAACCTCTGCTGTACAGGCTCTGGAAAAGATTAAATCCGAATCCTATGACGCTATTGTTCTTGATTTGCTCATGCCTGAAATGGACGGTATTGAAGCATTAAAAGCCATCAGGGAAATCCAGCCTGATGCCCAGGTTATACTGCTTACAGGACATGCAACAGTAAAAAAAGGCATTGAAGCTATGAAGCTTGGAGCATTGGATTTTTTTGAAAAACCTGTGAATCTGGAATCCCTGACAGAAAAAATTAAAGAAGCTCATGCTCATAAAATGGTTGTAATTGAAAAGCAGAGTAAAGAAAAAATTGATGATATTCTTAAACGATTTGGTTTTTAATCTGAAGAAATGACGAAAATAAAAGACAAAGACAAGTATCTGATAGCTGTTATCTCCGATACCCACGGACTTCTGCGCCCTTCGGTTTTTGATGCTTTCAAAGGTGCTGACATGATTCTTCATGCCGGAGATGTCTGCGGAACGTCAATCATTGATGAACTGCTCAAGATTGCTCCTGTTACTGCTGTGCGCGGGAATATGGATGGAGGTAAATGGGCAGAGCAGCTTCCAGGAACAGAAGTTGTTGAAGCAGGGGGTATCCTGATTTATATGCTTCATGATCTTAATAAGATTGATCTTGACCCCGAAACAGCAGGTTTTAATGTTGTTATCAGCGGTCATACCCATCAGCCTGCAATTATAAACAAAGATAATGTACTTTATCTCAATCCCGGGAGTGCCGGTCCCCGCAGGTTTGATTACCCTGTTTCAGCAGCTTTACTTGAAATTCATGGAAAATCCTTGAATCCCCGAATTATTGAACTTGCCCCCTGACATATATTTCAAAATAAAATTCTTGATTTGATAGAGATTTTGTTGTTTAATCAAGATTTTTTTAAATCAACAACCTGGAAACAGTCAGAGGGTAAAAATAATAATATCATGAAATTAACAATCAGCCAGGTAGCAGACAGCCTTGATCTTCCTTTAAGCACAGTCAAAAGATGGGTCCGCCAGGGAAGGATTCCTATTTATAAAAGCGGAAGTGCCTATGTGTTTGAAAAAACTGCCATTGAGCAATGGGCCAAAAATCATAACCTTTTATTTATCCCTCCAGGAACAGACAGTGAAAATACAAAGATTCAAGTATTAAAGCAGGAACAGACCTTGTTGTCTGCAATTAAATGCGGGGGCGTTTTTTACGGAATAAAAGGCGGAAATGTCGAGGAAGTGCTTTATTCTGCTGTTGGAGTTATTGAAAATATTCCTGATGATGATGCACAGGAATTGTATCAAAGATTAATTCAAAGGGAAGAATTAACCTCTACTGGAATAGGAAAAGGAATTGCTATTCCCCATCCCAGAACACCCATGTCTGATGAAATGGGAAATTCCAGGATTATTACATGTTTTCTTGAAAAGCCTGTTAATTTTAAGGCAGTGGATAATAAGCCTGTTTTTGTTATATTTATCCTTCTAAGCTGCAGCCCCAAATCCCACCTTCATTTACTTTCAAGACTGTCTTTCTGCGTGCGGGACGATGATTTTATTTCCTTTATGAAATCACTGCCTGATCCTGAAACCTTTTTATCCAGGATAGAAGATATTGAATCAAACCTGGATAAAAAAGGTATGTTATAAATGTTTTTTTATAATTTTTTGTAGAGACAAGGCATGCCTTGTCTCTACGGTTTGGATAAGCAGTATATGATTAATATTAATGAAAAAATTCAAACCTTTATAGATTTCACAAAAACCATAGAAGGCTATGAAAAAGGCGAAGCCCAGACCTTTCTAAACCGTTTGTTTCAAATATTCGGCTATGCTGACTGTCATGATGCAGGCGGTAAATTTGAAAAAAGAACAAAGATTGGCAAAAAGACCAAATTTGAAGATCTGCTTTTACCTGGAAAAGCAATAATAGAAATGAAATCAAGGGGCAAAGAACTTCAAAGCCATATACTGCAGGCACGGGAATACTGGAACCACAGCTATAATGAAGAAAAAACTCCCTATGTTATTTTATGCAATTTTGACCAGTTCTGGATTTTTAACTGGTTTATGCAGGATGCGCCCTTAGACAAGCTTGGGGTAGAAGACCTGGGAAAAAGATGGAGAGCCTTAGCTTTTTTATCAAAAGACCCCATAGAGCCTGTTTTTGAAAATAATGTTGAAAAGGTAACAAAAGAAGCTGCTGAAAAGCTTTTAAAAATATATCATTCACTTGTTGAAAGAGGTGCAGATAAAAACAAAGTACAGAAATTTGTGCTGCAGCTGCTTGTCTGTCTTTTTTCAGAAGATATAGGCCTGTTTCCCATTGCTGATTATTTTTTGGAATTAATCTTCAAAGATGTAAACTATTTTAACGGCGGTATATTTAAACAAATAAATCCAATAGAATTAAATGCTTATGAACTTGATTTATTGGAAAAAACAGCAAAATTTGACTGGAGCCGGATAGAGCCTGCCATTTTCGGCAATATTTTTGAATACAGCATGGATAATATAGAAAAACATGCAGCAGGCGCACATTATACCTGTGAAACAGATATAATGAAAATAATAAGACCGACCATTATCAACCCCTTTCTTGAAAAAATTAATAAGGCAGATACCCTGGAAAATCTGCTTAAAATAAGAGACGGGCTTGGAAAGGTTAAAGTACTGGATCCTGCCTGCGGGAGCGGCAATTTCCTGTATATTGCATTAAGGGAATTAAAAAAGCTTGAGCTTGAAATACTTTCAAAGATTAATGAAAATTTTTCAAGCTACAGGATTGATAATGTTTATTCTATTATACAAATGAAACAGTTTTACGGGATAGACATGAACCCCTTTGCAGTAGAGCTTGCCAAAGTAACATTATCTTTTGGCAAGAAGATATTTAACGACATGTTTTTAGACTTTATAAAGAAAACCCAGTTATCCCTTTATTTTGAAGATAAAACCCTGCCTTTTGACGATCTTGACAGCAATATTATTGTAAATGACGCTCTTTTTTGCGACTGGCAGAAAACAGATTTTATTATCGGCAATCCTCCTTTTCTTGGAGGCAGATATCTCCGCAGTGAAAGGGGAGACGAATATGCCGAAAAGGTATATAAAGCATATCCCGACACAAAAGGCCAGCCTGATTACTGCGCATTATGGTTCCAGAAGGCTCATAACAGCCCTGCAAAAAGAATTGGTCTTGTTGGAACAAACTCAGTTGCCCAGGGAGTAACAAGAAAGGCAGGGCTTGAATATATCACGTCAAACAAAGGCATTATAACAAATGCGGTTTCAACCCAGGTTTGGAGCGGGACTGCAAATGTCCATGTAAGCATTGTAAATTGGGTGAAAAACAAAAAAGATTCACCCCAAAACCTGTATCTTGACGGGAAAAAGGTAAAATATATAAATTCAAGTTTAAAGGCAGAGGCAGATTATACAGGTGCAGCAAGGCTTGCTGAAAATCTGGACAGATCTTTTGAAGGATGTCAATTAGCAGGAAAAGGGTTTGTAATCCCTGCTGAAACAGCAGAAAACTGGATAAAAACAGATAAGAAAAATAAAGATGTTTTAAAACCCATGATTGACGGTAAATCCCTGGTAAATCCAGGAATTGAGCTTGACTGGGTTATTGATTTTAATGATATGCCCTTAGAACAGGCAGCCAGGTATGATCTGCCTTTTGAGCATGTTGAAAAAAATGTTAAACCAGTAAGAGATACGAATAACCGAAAAGCAAGAAAAGTATATTGGTGGCAGTTTGGTGAAAAAAGGCCGGGAATGCGAAAAGCCCTTTACGGTCTGAAATGCTATTTCTGCCTTCCTAAAATTGCAAAATACACATGTTTTCGCGCAATTGACATCTCAATTTTGCCCTGTGAAGCCAACATGGTGGTTGCAAGCGATGATTTTTTTATCCTCGGCATATTAAACTCAAGATTTCATCTGAACTGGGTATTGGCACAAGGTTCAACCTTAGGCAAAACGACCAGATACACCAACACAACCTGCTTTGAAACCTTCCCGTTTCCTGATGATGCAGGAGAAACCCGTAAAGAAAAAGTCCGCTCCATAATAAAAGAACTTGAAAAATTCAGGACTGGCGAAGCAGTTTCCCGTAAATGCACAATCACAGAAATTTACAACAAATTTTTTCATGAGCCTTCAAGTACTCTTTTTAATCTGCATAAAAAACTTGATAAAGCAGTGTGTGATTGTTACCAGTGGAAATACAGCCTGGAAAAAAACTATAATAATGAATTGTTCCAGATTAACAGGCTGAAAAGCAATATTTAAATATTTAGGAATAAGAATTAAATAACATGATATTCCAAAAAATAGTAAGCTTGGGAACTTGACAGGAGGTTTGAAATGGAAGCATTGCGGCTTTACCAAAAACCGGAAAAGGGAATCTTGAACATTAAGCTGCCTGAAAATATGGCTGAAAGCAAAGAGCTTGAAATAATAATTATCTCCCTTGAGCGCGAAGTATATGAAAAAAAAGAAAAATTTTCCCCTTCTGATTATTTTGGAATCTGGAAAAATAAGAATATTGATGTGGACAAGGTATGCAAAGAAATGAGGAATGAATGGGAGCGCGATTTTTAATTGATACCAACATTTTGATCTATGTTTTTACCCAGGTATTATCAGAGCAGATGTCTGAAAAGATTAGCCGGATATTTCAAGATTCATTTATAATTTCAGCAATAAACATAAGATAATCACTCCCAAACTTTCAGTTTGGGACTCCTTTTATACAGTCAGATATGGATTTGATAATATTGTCATGCGCAGTTTTAAAATATTGAATTACCCCTCCAGGTGGAACATATTCCGCATAGATGACCGGCTTTTGCTCATATTCATCGGCTTTATAGTGGGAAGCTGCAGCGGGCTTGCTGCTGTTGCTTTAAGCCGATCCTTGACTGCTATTCTCAACTGGCTTCACCCGTACAGGCATATATGGTGGGCATTTCTGCTTCCTGCTGCAGGTGCTGCTCTTTCTTCACTGTTTATGAATAAGATTGTCAAGGAAGGCGCAGGCCACGGGGTTCCAGAGGTTATTTACAGCGTGTCCAGGTATGGCGGTCTTTTGCGTCTTCGCTCCAGTTATTCAAGGCTTATATCAAGCTGCCTAACTATTGGAAGCGGCGGTTCTGCCGGGCCTGAAGCCCCTATTGTTATGAGCGGTGCTGCCATTGGCTCCAATATTGCAAAATTTTTTTCCTTAAACGACCGTCAGAGGGTAACACTTGTCGGGTGCGGGGCTGCCGGGGCAATCTCGTCCATATTTAACGCTCCCATTGCAGGCATGGTCTTTACTATTGAGGTCATACTGGGCGAATGGACAGCTTTAAACATAGTTCCCATAGCTATTGCATCTGTGGCAGGCACTGAAATATCCCGTTTTCTTCAGGGTAATAATATTGCTTTTAAGCCCCAGCAGTTTAACATCGGAGCCATGGATATTATTGCCTGTGTAGGGCTGGCACTTGTAACAGCCGCAGCCTCGGTACTGCTGACCCGAGCTCTCAGGGGTATGCACAAAATATCTGCCAGGGTTCCTGTTTCCTTATGGTTAAGGGCTGCAATTGGAGGCGGTATTGTCGGCGGGATTGGTATTTTTATGCCTGTCGTGTTAGGCGAAGGTTATCATTTTATCCAGGAAATGATTGACGGTACCTTTTCCCAGGGACTTATTATTGCAGCCATAGCCACACTTGCAAAAATATTTGCCACATCCTTTACCCTGGGCTGGGGTGGTTCAGGAGGAATATTCGCACCTGGCCTGGTTATAGGAAGCCTTGCAGGTATTACATATCACAGATTCCTTGTGTGGCTCTGGCCTTCTGCTGCATGGGTTAATGAAGGATGTTTTGCACTGCTGGGCATGGCAGGTCTTATTGGGGGAATGCTCCAGGCTCCCTTGACGGGAATATTTTTAATTGTTGAAATTACAGGTGGTTATCAGGCAATACTGCCGCTGATTATTGTTTCGGCTATGTCCTCAACCATGTGTCATTATATTGAGCCTGCATCCTTTTATTTTAAGGAACTGGTGGATAAAGGCCAGCTTTTAAGACCAAGAACCGATGCAAGAATATTATCAGATCTTAAAGTTCAGGAACTCCTGGAAAGAGACTGCATAAGTGTTCACCAGAATATGCTGCTTCGTGATTTTATTGATATTGTCAAAATCTCCCACAGGAATTTTTTCCCTGTTGAAGATGAAGATACAGGTGAATTTATTGGAATGATTCACTTAGATGACATCAGGGCATATCTGTTTAATCCAGTAATGTATGATGCTGTTATACTTGAGCAGATTATGAATACCCGGCAGCAGACAGTCCATCTTGATGATGATCTGTCTGTAATATTAAGGACAATGGATGAAAAAAGACTTTTCAGTATGCCTGTTGTATCCAGTAACCGATTTATAGGCATGATTTCAAAAGCAACACTGCTTGACCAGTATAGAAAAGAACTCAGGGTTCAAACTTTTCAATAAAAAAGGAGAAAACAAAAATGGAAACCCAGTTATTTCATATTTTCAGGAAC from the Desulfonema limicola genome contains:
- a CDS encoding HAMP domain-containing histidine kinase — translated: MINAKETLADRIDLQFFGRVSASVSHDFKNALAVINENAGLLQDLVLMSEKGIPLNPERVKAVAEKVRERVSIADSMVKNFNKFTHSVDTHVIEIELIEYIELLVELSRRTASKYGTAVLFNRPQTQVMIKTSPFYLTCLCWHCLEAAMKSGENTKTISIIIETAEDGIRICFVSSKDKFNIPDTFPGNMETYLLNTLNAVYSADNNGGKIFLLFPKSINS
- a CDS encoding response regulator, with product MSVIALFSGNFCNEEAYLHEIQKKTGYRIVKDHELLNRAAELSGTTGERIQGAFSAKPSIFNRFTHEKERAIAHLRMALSEVVVNDEIILQGFSGHLLPKTITHVMNVCLISDIKHRLAAALESDKYSEKEALGLIKKHDEDYAAWIKLLYEREDPWDTGLYDIVIPTDKLSPDEAGSLIKENMSGIVLQPTSRSRKAVEDFQLAARVEASLAREGHDVSVDAREGTAILTINKHVLMLGRLEDELKSLAGKVPGVKSVVTVIGRKFHKTDIYRKFDFDVPSKVLLVDDEREFVQTLSERLMMRDMGSAVAYDGESAIDMVNEHDPEVMILDLNMPGIDGIEVLRRVKQTNPDIEVIILTGHGSEDDKKVCMDLGAFDYLQKPVDIEVLSKTLKAANEKIHPKQ
- a CDS encoding response regulator, which gives rise to MAEKVLLVDDENDFLDIMTERMETRGMDVSVSTSAVQALEKIKSESYDAIVLDLLMPEMDGIEALKAIREIQPDAQVILLTGHATVKKGIEAMKLGALDFFEKPVNLESLTEKIKEAHAHKMVVIEKQSKEKIDDILKRFGF
- a CDS encoding PTS sugar transporter subunit IIA, with protein sequence MKLTISQVADSLDLPLSTVKRWVRQGRIPIYKSGSAYVFEKTAIEQWAKNHNLLFIPPGTDSENTKIQVLKQEQTLLSAIKCGGVFYGIKGGNVEEVLYSAVGVIENIPDDDAQELYQRLIQREELTSTGIGKGIAIPHPRTPMSDEMGNSRIITCFLEKPVNFKAVDNKPVFVIFILLSCSPKSHLHLLSRLSFCVRDDDFISFMKSLPDPETFLSRIEDIESNLDKKGML
- a CDS encoding metallophosphoesterase family protein → MTKIKDKDKYLIAVISDTHGLLRPSVFDAFKGADMILHAGDVCGTSIIDELLKIAPVTAVRGNMDGGKWAEQLPGTEVVEAGGILIYMLHDLNKIDLDPETAGFNVVISGHTHQPAIINKDNVLYLNPGSAGPRRFDYPVSAALLEIHGKSLNPRIIELAP
- a CDS encoding SulP family inorganic anion transporter, yielding MIEKIFPFIGWFKNYGGDALKADLISGLTVALVLIPQSMAYAQLAGLPSYYGLYASFLPPMIAALFGSSRQLATGPVAVVSLMTSASLEPLATAGSEGYIAYAVMLALMVGIFQLSLGVLRLGLVVNFLSHPVVNGFTNAAAIIIASSQFSKMFGVYVDSSEHHYETIINVCRAAMHYTHWPTLFMGVLAFAIMYALKKLLPKIPNVLVAVVITTLISWAVGFEHNQKVSIDTILFEDARLSIESFNNAANQISDFGKKRTAANHELEKAVSSGNAVEVIDAEYNLKIINHNIDQFKKEAHEYREKIRSFLFQGVSEPDGSLKFYLKNNMPAGVKGDGRTWRVKIGNNPLNTQELLMTGGGAVVGTVPKGLPSMSIPKFDTGILLHLFPYAAIISLLGFMEAISIAKAMAAKTGQRLDPNQELIGQGLANIFGAIGKSYPTSGSFSRSAVNLQSGAVTGLSSVVTSFAVVIVLLFFTPLLYHLPQSVLAAVIMMAVIGLINVSGFVHAWHAQWYDGTISVLSFIATLVFAPHLDKGIMVGVVLSLGVFLYKSMRPTVPSLSRHDDEGLKDAMTHGLKECEYIDLVRFDGPLFFANASYLEDKISERMLKRKKLKHIVIVANGINDMDASGEEVLSLLIDNVRSSGVDISLSGVNESVMAVLKRTHLIDKIGRDHVYPTMEKAICSVHTHTHHDTEEMACPLTTVCHIS
- a CDS encoding response regulator is translated as MSEKVLLIDDDQDFVDLLTEEMLYRDMDVFTAVSPEAAFKMIASDTFDVIVLSLMISGKSGLNILKNIKRINPYPEIIVLTDNTTVEKGIKAMKLGTENLLDKTMDISILAEKISRSLMKKMLFVEKSI
- a CDS encoding sensor histidine kinase, yielding MFTKLILNKLTPSFWGHAVEESGPFKHMFNFRKIWKLTVFLMSVVSLLPLIIITLIDYNYTQKSIESESLLMTARTVSNAKRTLSFFITERKSALDFLIHENSFESLNNEKHLSKILYDLSKAFGGGFEDLGVIDAQGRQQAYVGPYNLKEKDYSSQPWFKKVVENGIYISDVFMGFREVPHLVIAVKYEILDGPFYILRSSINISRFNDQLSQLELSGRGDSFVINHQGIIQTPTRYYGHVLEKFPIQVPEYSEKTEAIEIIDPQGNKVVIGYAYISGTPFIIMVVKLKKELMKPWNQTRLSLIGFLIVSITIIMVVILEVSTFLVNSLYITDQKRLTNLHEIEYDSKMASIGRLAAGIAHEINNPLAIINEKAGLIKDLFVYKKEYANDPRLIAVVDSIISSVERCGVITKRLLAFARHADVNIQVFHLKELINEVLGFTGKEAEYRSICVKVDIPEDIPSIESDKGKMQQIFLNLVNNAFAAMSTDECLNISARLDEKDFIVVSVADEGCGIPESDLDRVFEPFFSTKAQKGGTGLGLSITYNLVNELGGRIEVQSEQGKGTTFLVTLPLKKNNTEEKSVENTTSG
- a CDS encoding response regulator, translated to MKILLVDDEQELVSTIAERLEIRGIEAHWFTNASKALQSAESVSYDIAVLDVKMPVVSGLELRDLLHKRYPDMKFIFLTGHGSEEDYRLGTVDGTCYLVKPISIEILMTKIKECLSK